The following coding sequences lie in one Spirochaetota bacterium genomic window:
- the bfr gene encoding bacterioferritin: MKGNPKLIETLNSLLADELTAINQYMVHSEMCDNWGYEKLHKHFEKRAIDEMKHAEKLIGRILFLEGIPIVTNLKKILIGADVPKQLEYDHKAEEEAIKAYNDAIVLAGEVKDFATRELLESILKDEDMHIDEIEELQDQINQMSLQIFLTTQVKE, encoded by the coding sequence ATGAAGGGAAATCCAAAATTAATTGAAACATTGAATTCACTTCTGGCTGATGAACTAACAGCAATCAATCAATACATGGTGCATTCTGAAATGTGTGACAACTGGGGCTACGAAAAGCTTCATAAGCACTTTGAAAAAAGAGCTATTGATGAAATGAAGCATGCTGAAAAATTAATTGGCAGAATTTTATTTTTAGAAGGGATACCGATAGTAACTAATTTAAAAAAGATTTTGATTGGTGCAGATGTTCCAAAACAGCTGGAATATGACCATAAAGCAGAGGAAGAAGCAATAAAAGCATATAATGACGCAATAGTGCTTGCTGGCGAAGTTAAAGATTTTGCTACTCGTGAATTGCTTGAAAGCATATTAAAAGATGAGGATATGCATATTGACGAAATTGAAGAACTGCAAGATCAGATAAATCAGATGTCGCTGCAGATTTTCTTAACAACGCAGGTTAAGGAATAA
- a CDS encoding flavin reductase family protein: MGKVAWKPGTMLYPVPAVLVTSHHNGIDNVCTVSWVGTVCTEPPMISISLRPERYSFTLIHESKEFVVNIPDKRLVKAVDFCGVRSGKDVDKFAIAHLNKLPAKKVKAPLIEQCPVSIECKVLKIIHLGSHYQFIGKIVVVHVDDSLLDKRGALHLERAGLLCYNHGFYCIVDKQIGKFGFSVKKRKKKK; encoded by the coding sequence ATGGGAAAAGTAGCATGGAAACCCGGTACAATGCTGTATCCAGTGCCAGCAGTATTGGTAACTTCACATCATAATGGTATAGATAACGTGTGTACTGTTTCATGGGTTGGGACGGTATGCACTGAACCGCCAATGATAAGCATTTCATTGCGGCCAGAACGGTATTCATTTACGTTAATACATGAATCAAAAGAATTTGTAGTTAATATTCCAGATAAAAGATTGGTAAAAGCAGTTGATTTTTGTGGCGTGCGTTCAGGCAAAGATGTTGATAAGTTTGCGATAGCTCATCTTAATAAACTGCCGGCTAAAAAAGTAAAAGCACCGTTAATTGAGCAATGCCCTGTATCCATTGAATGCAAAGTGTTAAAGATTATTCATTTAGGAAGCCATTACCAGTTCATTGGAAAAATTGTTGTAGTACATGTTGATGATTCGCTGCTTGATAAAAGAGGTGCTTTACATCTGGAAAGGGCAGGGCTTTTGTGTTATAATCATGGATTTTATTGTATAGTTGATAAACAAATTGGTAAATTTGGATTTTCAGTAAAAAAGCGAAAGAAGAAAAAATAA
- the mgtE gene encoding magnesium transporter produces the protein RTALFEELPADILRQMLALMSREERITAMSLLGYPENSVGRLMTTDFIAVKENMTVAQVLHYIRKYGKDSETLNMIYVVDDEGKLIDDIKIRQILLSQPTRRIKTLMDHKYISLNAYDDQETAIQVFKKYDHYALPVVDNEGILLGIVTIDDVLDVEEEEVTEDIHKMAAVEVLEEPYIDEPLLRLTKKRASWLVFLFLGEMLTATAMGYFEEEIARAVVLALFVPLIISSGGNSGSQAATLVIRAMAIGEITLRDWWRVLIREIQSGFLLGSILASIGFLRISIWQKLFGMYGEHWLKVALSVSFSLVGVVMWGTLMGSMLPFLLRKLGLDPATSSAPFVATLVDVSGLIIYFNIAYLILKGTLL, from the coding sequence CGTACTGCGCTCTTTGAGGAATTGCCAGCTGATATTCTACGGCAAATGCTGGCATTGATGTCCCGAGAAGAGCGAATTACAGCTATGAGCTTGCTTGGCTATCCTGAGAACAGTGTTGGCCGTTTAATGACAACTGACTTCATTGCAGTCAAAGAAAACATGACTGTCGCTCAGGTTTTACATTATATACGTAAATATGGAAAAGACAGCGAAACACTCAACATGATTTATGTTGTTGATGACGAAGGTAAATTAATCGACGATATTAAAATACGGCAGATATTGTTATCTCAACCTACACGGCGAATAAAAACATTAATGGATCATAAATATATTAGCCTCAATGCTTATGATGATCAGGAAACTGCAATTCAGGTGTTTAAAAAATATGACCACTATGCATTGCCAGTTGTAGATAACGAAGGAATCCTTTTGGGTATAGTTACAATTGACGATGTACTTGACGTTGAAGAAGAAGAAGTAACCGAAGATATTCATAAAATGGCTGCTGTGGAAGTGCTTGAAGAGCCATATATAGATGAGCCATTGCTGCGATTGACAAAAAAGCGTGCTTCATGGCTAGTATTTTTATTTTTAGGTGAAATGTTAACTGCCACAGCCATGGGATATTTTGAAGAAGAGATAGCACGTGCTGTGGTATTAGCGTTATTTGTTCCGCTCATTATATCAAGTGGTGGTAATTCAGGATCTCAAGCTGCTACGCTGGTTATCCGTGCAATGGCTATTGGTGAGATAACATTGCGCGACTGGTGGAGAGTATTAATACGTGAAATTCAATCAGGATTTTTGCTGGGTTCAATTCTTGCATCCATTGGTTTTTTGCGTATAAGTATCTGGCAAAAATTATTTGGCATGTATGGCGAGCACTGGCTGAAAGTGGCTTTATCAGTGTCGTTCTCGCTCGTTGGTGTTGTAATGTGGGGCACTCTGATGGGTTCCATGTTACCTTTTTTATTGAGGAAATTGGGCCTTGACCCTGCAACATCTTCAGCTCCGTTTGTAGCAACTCTGGTTGATGTATCAGGATTAATAATATATTTTAATATTGCATATCTAATATTGAAAGGCACATTGCTATAA
- a CDS encoding magnesium transporter, producing MIAPLLQPEIKELIEKREFSVLKEVFSEWAPADLAELISELPEEEQVIIFRLLPKQLQAETFEYLDFEVQSHL from the coding sequence ATGATTGCACCATTACTTCAGCCTGAAATAAAAGAATTAATTGAAAAAAGAGAGTTTAGTGTATTGAAAGAGGTCTTCAGTGAATGGGCACCTGCAGATTTAGCTGAGCTTATTAGTGAATTGCCCGAGGAAGAGCAGGTTATCATTTTCAGGTTGTTGCCTAAACAATTGCAGGCTGAAACATTTGAATATTTAGATTTTGAAGTGCAATCACATCT
- a CDS encoding SPFH/Band 7/PHB domain protein — translation MSGLIVAIAILVVILIYKGVRIVPQAENWLVERFGKYAATLTPGLNLINPLFSRVAAKIDIREQVLDLPPQGIITEDNATVKVDGVVFYKILDPYKAFYGIENLQMAISNLALTTLRSIMGKMTLDQSLSSRDKINAELLTILDQATDSWGTKITRVEIKDIVPPQDLQQAMALQMKAERERRATVLEAEAQKEAQERKAEGFKRAQILEAEARKEAAQRDAEARERLAQAEANAIEYVAKSLKSTGGDPLLYLLGMEYVKGLIKLGESQSSHVVVLPSDLVDNLKSLFKLK, via the coding sequence ATGTCTGGTTTAATAGTAGCTATAGCCATTCTTGTGGTGATTCTTATTTACAAAGGCGTGAGAATTGTGCCACAAGCCGAAAACTGGCTGGTGGAGCGTTTTGGCAAATATGCTGCAACACTTACACCTGGATTAAATCTTATTAACCCACTTTTCTCACGGGTAGCAGCAAAAATTGATATTCGTGAACAGGTTCTTGATTTGCCACCACAGGGAATAATAACCGAAGATAATGCAACAGTCAAAGTTGATGGAGTTGTGTTCTATAAAATACTGGATCCATATAAAGCGTTTTATGGTATAGAAAATTTGCAGATGGCTATCTCAAATCTTGCTCTTACCACCCTGCGTTCTATTATGGGAAAAATGACTCTTGACCAGTCATTATCATCACGTGATAAAATTAATGCCGAACTGTTAACTATTCTTGATCAAGCTACAGATTCGTGGGGTACTAAAATAACGCGTGTTGAAATCAAGGATATTGTACCACCACAGGATTTGCAGCAGGCTATGGCGCTGCAAATGAAAGCAGAGCGTGAACGCCGCGCGACAGTTCTTGAAGCCGAAGCACAGAAGGAAGCACAGGAAAGAAAAGCTGAAGGTTTTAAAAGAGCACAGATATTGGAAGCAGAAGCTCGTAAAGAGGCGGCGCAACGTGATGCTGAAGCACGGGAACGATTGGCTCAGGCTGAAGCAAATGCTATTGAGTATGTAGCAAAATCTCTAAAAAGCACAGGCGGTGATCCGCTGCTTTATCTTCTGGGCATGGAATATGTGAAAGGGTTGATAAAACTGGGAGAATCCCAAAGCAGCCATGTTGTAGTGTTGCCATCAGATCTGGTTGATAATCTAAAGAGTTTATTTAAGTTAAAATAA
- a CDS encoding NfeD family protein, with amino-acid sequence MTLSPVAWLAIGIILMAIEIIMPGFIIFWFGIGSLITAALVYSGILQSEISQWFCFFISSGAFLALWFGYLKNKVKFKTADDVLDVTLAGKKGKCVQDIIPPQIGQVELFEPFHGVTLWKAQSNEIICKDEQIVVEGADGIKLVVKKAK; translated from the coding sequence ATGACGCTATCACCTGTTGCATGGCTTGCAATTGGTATTATTTTGATGGCAATTGAAATTATAATGCCTGGTTTTATTATATTCTGGTTTGGAATTGGATCTCTAATTACAGCTGCACTGGTATATAGTGGAATTTTACAATCTGAAATATCACAATGGTTCTGCTTTTTTATTTCATCAGGTGCGTTTTTGGCATTATGGTTTGGTTATTTAAAAAATAAAGTAAAATTTAAAACAGCTGATGATGTGCTTGATGTTACACTGGCAGGTAAAAAGGGAAAGTGTGTTCAGGATATTATCCCTCCACAAATTGGCCAAGTAGAATTGTTTGAACCTTTTCATGGAGTTACATTATGGAAAGCTCAGTCAAATGAAATAATTTGTAAAGATGAACAAATAGTTGTAGAAGGTGCCGATGGAATAAAACTGGTAGTTAAAAAGGCAAAATAA
- a CDS encoding ureidoglycolate lyase: MRTIKPLQLTTDDFFPYGYFAKMQNPDSIHFGASPVKFYRDILQIPIHSMMNLSFSICQVEKRDFIIQKIECHSSCYEGILPLDGDILIHVAPATQNNVYPYNDIQVFVVPQYTLVVLKAGVWHHAPFSLHSTVNTLIILPERTYANDCTRVDIPQEYQLKILI; encoded by the coding sequence ATGAGAACAATAAAACCTTTACAACTTACAACTGACGATTTTTTCCCTTATGGATATTTTGCAAAGATGCAAAATCCTGATTCAATTCATTTTGGTGCATCACCGGTAAAGTTTTATAGAGATATTTTACAAATTCCAATACACAGTATGATGAATCTATCATTTTCAATTTGCCAGGTTGAAAAGCGAGATTTTATTATTCAGAAAATTGAATGTCACAGCTCCTGTTATGAAGGAATTTTGCCGCTTGATGGGGATATTTTGATTCATGTTGCTCCCGCAACACAAAACAATGTGTATCCGTATAATGATATACAAGTATTTGTGGTGCCACAGTATACATTAGTAGTATTGAAAGCAGGAGTATGGCATCATGCACCATTTTCACTGCATTCCACAGTTAATACTTTGATAATTCTTCCGGAACGTACCTACGCCAATGACTGTACTAGGGTAGATATACCACAAGAATATCAGTTAAAAATTTTAATATAA